One Amblyomma americanum isolate KBUSLIRL-KWMA chromosome 8, ASM5285725v1, whole genome shotgun sequence DNA window includes the following coding sequences:
- the LOC144102007 gene encoding cytochrome P450 3A4-like isoform X1 produces the protein MEAWSIFFYVLEATLLLVISYAVLWMVDRRSKHCLFKKLGVPGPKPDLLWGNWKQLKKNRLRVMTEWIKQYGKVFGIYLADQPFMVITDTELIRECFIKATKVFQDRPRYSINMEPMVSTMPLLKGERWRNVRAVFNACFTVSKVKDLSGIVDSSVDRFVQKMDHVCQAGKCLDAFEASRAMVLDMLTRTVLAWEVDCQAKNDDPSLNALRTVFREADNTVFESAFAYPGLSTILQCVYPFTPFCKAIGKVMSDTLDIINQRRSGKQPRKNDVLQHVIDTQTAMLAASAAKATSARSIDDRILMCNLGTLLIAGFDTTSASLAFLLYLLAKHPEEQDKIEAEIAAKCRGKIQMEENENLAISSSPQGTEPQVVLKAAQKKNTDKSTNRKDFHAPDCVFDAGEAFKRINTGVDGHQPNRIVDANAEAELLSSNAPDSVTSELDEDVVMNLERLDMVVREGLRLYPAIPVMIIRQCSEDTTILGRFIPAGITLVSPTWHMHRDPEIWPEPERFLPDRFSAERRECLPSTYYPFGLGPRICVAHRLGMMALKKTLYNIVKRYKLVLDDEVPDPLPVAVNNVVLNPAVPINIRLQPRTAEPSH, from the exons ATGGAAGCTTGGAGCATCTTTTTCTACGTCCTAGAAGCTACACTGCTCCTCGTGATATCTTATGCCGTCCTGTGGATGGTTGACCGACGGAGTAAACATTGCCTTTTTAAAAAGCTTGGAGTTCCAGGACCTAAGCCGGACCTTCTATGGGGCAACTGGAAACAGCTAAAGAAGAACCGTCTCCGG GTCATGACGGAATGGATAAAGCAGTATGGCAAGGTGTTCGGAATTTACCTCGCTGACCAACCCTTCATGGTTATTACTGACACTGAACTCATACGGGAGTGCTTCATCAAGGCTACGAAGGTATTCCAAGATCGGCCTAGGTACTCGATAAATATGGAGCCAATGGTGAGCACCATGCCGCTGCTTAAAG GAGAAAGGTGGCGGAATGTCCGGGCTGTATTCAACGCATGTTTCACCGTCAGCAAAGTGAAAGATCTCTCCGGGATTGTAGATTCAAGCGTAGACCGATTTGTCCAGAAAATGGACCACGTCTGCCAAGCTGGAAAATGTCTAGACGCATTTGAAGCCTCCCGTGCCATGGTGCTGGACATGCTGACTAGGACGGTTCTCGCATGGGAG gtCGACTGCCAGGCGAAAAATGATGATCCATCTCTGAACGCACTGAGAACAGTATTCAGGGAAGCAGACAATACCGTATTTGAGAGCGCCTTTGCCTATCCCGGACTTAGTACAATCCTCCAGTGCGTCTACCCATTTACACCTTTCTGCAAAGCTATAGGAAAGGTAATGAGTGACACATTGGACATCATAAACCAGCGACGGAGCGGAAAACAGCCACGGAAAAATGACGTGCTACAGCACGTGATCGACACACAGACAGCAATGCTTGCCGCGTCGGCAGCGAAAGCCACTAGCGCCCGTTCAATCGACGACCGCATCTTGATGTGTAACCTTGGCACTCTTCTCATCGCCGGCTTTGACACCACTTCCGCGTCGCTTGCCTTTCTGCTATACCTCCTCGCAAAACACCCCGAAGAGCAAGATAAGATAGAAGCAGAAATTGCTGCAAAATGTAGAGGCAAAATTCAAATGGAAGAAAACGAAAACCTAGCGATTTCATCCAGCCCACAAGGGACCGAACCACAAGTTGTCTTGAAGGCGGCTCAGAAGAAAAACACGGATAAAAGTACCAACAGGAAAGATTTCCATGCACCAGATTGTGTTTTCGATGCAGGTGAAGCGTTTAAGAGAATAAACACGGGCGTGGATGGGCATCAACCTAACCGAATTGTTGACGCGAACGCCGAGGCTGAATTACTTAGTAGCAATGCACCCGATAGTGTAACGAGCGAACTGGATGAAGACGTCGTTATGAACCTTGAGCGTCTAGATATGGTTGTTCGTGAAGGACTGCGTCTCTACCCTGCCATTCCAGTGATGATAATTCGCCAGTGCTCCGAAGACACCACCATCCTCGGCCGGTTCATTCCGGCAGGAATAACACTTGTGTCGCCAACCTGGCACATGCACAGGGATCCAGAAATCTGGCCTGAACCAGAGCGCTTCCTGCCAGACAGGTTCTCCGCAGAACGGCGAGAATGCTTGCCATCTACGTACTACCCATTCGGACTTGGACCAAGAATTTGCGTTGCGCACAGGCTGGGAATGATGGCTCTGAAGAAGACGCTGTACAATATAGTAAAAAGGTACAAGCTTGTCCTCGATGATGAGGTGCCGGATCCATTGCCGGTTGCCGTAAACAACGTTGTGCTAAATCCAGCAGTGCCCATCAATATTCGTTTGCAGCCAAGAACAGCGGAACCATCTCACTGA
- the LOC144102007 gene encoding cytochrome P450 3A4-like isoform X2, protein MTEWIKQYGKVFGIYLADQPFMVITDTELIRECFIKATKVFQDRPRYSINMEPMVSTMPLLKGERWRNVRAVFNACFTVSKVKDLSGIVDSSVDRFVQKMDHVCQAGKCLDAFEASRAMVLDMLTRTVLAWEVDCQAKNDDPSLNALRTVFREADNTVFESAFAYPGLSTILQCVYPFTPFCKAIGKVMSDTLDIINQRRSGKQPRKNDVLQHVIDTQTAMLAASAAKATSARSIDDRILMCNLGTLLIAGFDTTSASLAFLLYLLAKHPEEQDKIEAEIAAKCRGKIQMEENENLAISSSPQGTEPQVVLKAAQKKNTDKSTNRKDFHAPDCVFDAGEAFKRINTGVDGHQPNRIVDANAEAELLSSNAPDSVTSELDEDVVMNLERLDMVVREGLRLYPAIPVMIIRQCSEDTTILGRFIPAGITLVSPTWHMHRDPEIWPEPERFLPDRFSAERRECLPSTYYPFGLGPRICVAHRLGMMALKKTLYNIVKRYKLVLDDEVPDPLPVAVNNVVLNPAVPINIRLQPRTAEPSH, encoded by the exons ATGACGGAATGGATAAAGCAGTATGGCAAGGTGTTCGGAATTTACCTCGCTGACCAACCCTTCATGGTTATTACTGACACTGAACTCATACGGGAGTGCTTCATCAAGGCTACGAAGGTATTCCAAGATCGGCCTAGGTACTCGATAAATATGGAGCCAATGGTGAGCACCATGCCGCTGCTTAAAG GAGAAAGGTGGCGGAATGTCCGGGCTGTATTCAACGCATGTTTCACCGTCAGCAAAGTGAAAGATCTCTCCGGGATTGTAGATTCAAGCGTAGACCGATTTGTCCAGAAAATGGACCACGTCTGCCAAGCTGGAAAATGTCTAGACGCATTTGAAGCCTCCCGTGCCATGGTGCTGGACATGCTGACTAGGACGGTTCTCGCATGGGAG gtCGACTGCCAGGCGAAAAATGATGATCCATCTCTGAACGCACTGAGAACAGTATTCAGGGAAGCAGACAATACCGTATTTGAGAGCGCCTTTGCCTATCCCGGACTTAGTACAATCCTCCAGTGCGTCTACCCATTTACACCTTTCTGCAAAGCTATAGGAAAGGTAATGAGTGACACATTGGACATCATAAACCAGCGACGGAGCGGAAAACAGCCACGGAAAAATGACGTGCTACAGCACGTGATCGACACACAGACAGCAATGCTTGCCGCGTCGGCAGCGAAAGCCACTAGCGCCCGTTCAATCGACGACCGCATCTTGATGTGTAACCTTGGCACTCTTCTCATCGCCGGCTTTGACACCACTTCCGCGTCGCTTGCCTTTCTGCTATACCTCCTCGCAAAACACCCCGAAGAGCAAGATAAGATAGAAGCAGAAATTGCTGCAAAATGTAGAGGCAAAATTCAAATGGAAGAAAACGAAAACCTAGCGATTTCATCCAGCCCACAAGGGACCGAACCACAAGTTGTCTTGAAGGCGGCTCAGAAGAAAAACACGGATAAAAGTACCAACAGGAAAGATTTCCATGCACCAGATTGTGTTTTCGATGCAGGTGAAGCGTTTAAGAGAATAAACACGGGCGTGGATGGGCATCAACCTAACCGAATTGTTGACGCGAACGCCGAGGCTGAATTACTTAGTAGCAATGCACCCGATAGTGTAACGAGCGAACTGGATGAAGACGTCGTTATGAACCTTGAGCGTCTAGATATGGTTGTTCGTGAAGGACTGCGTCTCTACCCTGCCATTCCAGTGATGATAATTCGCCAGTGCTCCGAAGACACCACCATCCTCGGCCGGTTCATTCCGGCAGGAATAACACTTGTGTCGCCAACCTGGCACATGCACAGGGATCCAGAAATCTGGCCTGAACCAGAGCGCTTCCTGCCAGACAGGTTCTCCGCAGAACGGCGAGAATGCTTGCCATCTACGTACTACCCATTCGGACTTGGACCAAGAATTTGCGTTGCGCACAGGCTGGGAATGATGGCTCTGAAGAAGACGCTGTACAATATAGTAAAAAGGTACAAGCTTGTCCTCGATGATGAGGTGCCGGATCCATTGCCGGTTGCCGTAAACAACGTTGTGCTAAATCCAGCAGTGCCCATCAATATTCGTTTGCAGCCAAGAACAGCGGAACCATCTCACTGA
- the LOC144102007 gene encoding cytochrome P450 3A4-like isoform X3, with the protein MSDTLDIINQRRSGKQPRKNDVLQHVIDTQTAMLAASAAKATSARSIDDRILMCNLGTLLIAGFDTTSASLAFLLYLLAKHPEEQDKIEAEIAAKCRGKIQMEENENLAISSSPQGTEPQVVLKAAQKKNTDKSTNRKDFHAPDCVFDAGEAFKRINTGVDGHQPNRIVDANAEAELLSSNAPDSVTSELDEDVVMNLERLDMVVREGLRLYPAIPVMIIRQCSEDTTILGRFIPAGITLVSPTWHMHRDPEIWPEPERFLPDRFSAERRECLPSTYYPFGLGPRICVAHRLGMMALKKTLYNIVKRYKLVLDDEVPDPLPVAVNNVVLNPAVPINIRLQPRTAEPSH; encoded by the coding sequence ATGAGTGACACATTGGACATCATAAACCAGCGACGGAGCGGAAAACAGCCACGGAAAAATGACGTGCTACAGCACGTGATCGACACACAGACAGCAATGCTTGCCGCGTCGGCAGCGAAAGCCACTAGCGCCCGTTCAATCGACGACCGCATCTTGATGTGTAACCTTGGCACTCTTCTCATCGCCGGCTTTGACACCACTTCCGCGTCGCTTGCCTTTCTGCTATACCTCCTCGCAAAACACCCCGAAGAGCAAGATAAGATAGAAGCAGAAATTGCTGCAAAATGTAGAGGCAAAATTCAAATGGAAGAAAACGAAAACCTAGCGATTTCATCCAGCCCACAAGGGACCGAACCACAAGTTGTCTTGAAGGCGGCTCAGAAGAAAAACACGGATAAAAGTACCAACAGGAAAGATTTCCATGCACCAGATTGTGTTTTCGATGCAGGTGAAGCGTTTAAGAGAATAAACACGGGCGTGGATGGGCATCAACCTAACCGAATTGTTGACGCGAACGCCGAGGCTGAATTACTTAGTAGCAATGCACCCGATAGTGTAACGAGCGAACTGGATGAAGACGTCGTTATGAACCTTGAGCGTCTAGATATGGTTGTTCGTGAAGGACTGCGTCTCTACCCTGCCATTCCAGTGATGATAATTCGCCAGTGCTCCGAAGACACCACCATCCTCGGCCGGTTCATTCCGGCAGGAATAACACTTGTGTCGCCAACCTGGCACATGCACAGGGATCCAGAAATCTGGCCTGAACCAGAGCGCTTCCTGCCAGACAGGTTCTCCGCAGAACGGCGAGAATGCTTGCCATCTACGTACTACCCATTCGGACTTGGACCAAGAATTTGCGTTGCGCACAGGCTGGGAATGATGGCTCTGAAGAAGACGCTGTACAATATAGTAAAAAGGTACAAGCTTGTCCTCGATGATGAGGTGCCGGATCCATTGCCGGTTGCCGTAAACAACGTTGTGCTAAATCCAGCAGTGCCCATCAATATTCGTTTGCAGCCAAGAACAGCGGAACCATCTCACTGA